A genomic stretch from Megalobrama amblycephala isolate DHTTF-2021 linkage group LG22, ASM1881202v1, whole genome shotgun sequence includes:
- the LOC125258282 gene encoding myosin-7-like isoform X1, protein MGDSQMAEFGSAASFLRKSDKERLEAQTRPFDMKKECFVPDPEVEYVKASITSRDGDKVTVDTEFGKTVTVKDVDVHPQNPPKFDKIEDMAMFTFLHEPAVLFNLKERYAAWMIYTYSGLFCVTVNPYKWLPVYDSVVVKAYRGKKRTEAPPHIFSISDNAYQYMLSDRENQSVLITGESGAGKTVNTKRVIQYFASIAAVSGKKDAASEKKGTLEDQIIQANPALEAFGNAKTIRNDNSSRFGKFIRIHFGVSGKLASADIETYLLEKSRVTYQLKAERDYHIFYQILSQKKPELLEMLLITANPYDYAYISQGETQVASIDDAEELMATDVSDLYLYNKQNIHKLQPLRSTTKCVRKSRLILLLCHAIFKLQEAFDVLGFTTDEKVGIYKLTGAIMHFGNMKFKQKQREEQAESDGTEDADKVAYLMGLNSADLLKGLCHPRVKVGNEWVTKGQNVQQVYYSIGALAKSVYEKMFLWMVVRINQSLDTKQPRQYFIGVLDIAGFEIFDFNTFEQLCINFTNEKLQQFFNHHMFVLEQEEYKKEGIEWEFIDFGMDLAACIELIEKPMGIMSILEEECMFPKASDATFKAKLYDNHLGKNPTFQKPRIIKGRPEAHFALVHYAGTVDYNISNWLVKNKDPLNETVVGLFQKSTVKMLSILFAGYAGADSAQDSKGGKGGKKKGSSFQTVSALHRENLNKLMTNLRSTHPHFVRCLIPNETKTPGAMENPLVMHQLRCNGVLEGIRICRKGFPNRILYGDFKQRYRILNPAAIPEGQFIDNKKGAEKLLGSLDIDHNQYKLGHTKVFFKAGLLGTLEEMRDDRLALIITGIQSRARGFLSRIEFQKIVERRDSLLVIQWNVRAFMGVKNWPWMKLYFKIKPLLKTAETEKEMANMKEEFTKLKEAYAKSEARKKELEEKMVSLLQEKNDLQLSVQSEQDNLADAEERCEGLIKSKIQLEAKVKELTERLEDEEEMNAELVAKKRKLEDECSELKKDIDDLELTLAKVEKEKHATENKVKNLTEEMAALDEIIAKLTKEKKALQEAHQQTLDDLQSEEDKVNTLTKAKAKLEQQVDDLEGSLEQEKKLRMDLERAKRKLEGDLKLTQESIMDLENDKQQMEEKLKKKDFEIGQLNSKIEDEQALGAQLQKKLKELQARIEELEEELEAERAARAKVEKQRADLSRELEEISERLEEAGGATAAQIEMNKKREAEFQKLRRDLEEATLQHEATAATLRKKHADSVADLGEQIDNLQRVKQKLEKEKSELKLELDDVVSNMEHIVKAKSNLEKMCRTLEDQMSEYRAKAEEGQRTINDFTMQKAKLQTENGELSRQLEEKDSLVSQLTRGKQSYTQQIEDLKRQLEEEIKAKNALAHAVQSARHDSDLLREQFEEEQEAKAELQRSLSKANSEVAQWRTKYETDAIQRTEELEDAKKKLAQRLQEAEEAVEAVNAKCSSLEKTKHRLQNEIEDLMVDVERSNAAAAALDKKQRNFDKVLAEWKQKYEESQTELESAQKESRSLSTELFKLKNSYEEVLDQLETMKRENKNLQEEISDLTEQLGESGKSIHELEKIRKQLEQEKAEIQTALEEAEGSLEHEEGKILRAQLEFNQVKADIERKLTEKDEEMEQGKRNQQRVVDTLQSSLESETRSRNEALRLKKKMEGDLNEMEIQLSQANRQAAEAQKQLKGLHGHLKDAQLQLDDALRGNDDLKENIAIVERRNNLLQAELDELRSMVEQTERGRKLAEQELLDVSERVQLLHAQNTSLLNQKKKLEGDNTQLQTEVEEAVQECRNAEEKAKKAITDAAMMAEELKKEQDTSAHLERMKKNMEQTIKDLQHRLDEAEQIAMKGGKKQVQKLEARVRELENEVELEQRKASESVKGVRKYERRIKELTYQTEEDRKNLARLQDLVDKLQLKVKAYKRSAEEAEEQANVNLGKFRKLQHELDEAEERADIAESQVNKLRAKSRDSGSKKGHDEE, encoded by the exons ATGGGTGACTCACAAATGGCAGAGTTTGGGTCTGCCGCATCCTTCCTGCGGAAGTCAGACAAGGAGCGTCTGGAGGCCCAAACTCGCCCCTTCGACATGAAGAAAGAGTGCTTTGTGCCCGACCCTGAGGTTGAGTACGTCAAAGCCTCCATCACCAGCAGAGATGGTGACAAAGTCACTGTTGACACTGAATTTGGAAAG ACAGTAACAGTGAAGGATGTAGATGTTCACCCCCAGAACCCGCCGAAGTTCGATAAAATTGAGGACATGGCGATGTTCACCTTCCTGCACGAGCCTGCTGTGCTGTTTAACCTCAAAGAGCGTTACGCAGCCTGGATGATCTAT ACCTATTCAGGGCTGTTCTGTGTCACTGTCAACCCCTACAAGTGGCTGCCAGTGTACGATTCCGTTGTGGTCAAAGCCTACAGAGGCAAGAAAAGGACTGAAGCTCCCCCTCACATCTTCTCCATCTCTGACAATGCCTACCAGTACATGCTGTCAG ACAGAGAGAACCAGTCTGTCCTGATCAC TGGAGAATCCGGTGCTGGAAAGACTGTGAACACCAAGAGAGTCATCCAGTATTTTGCCAGCATTGCTGCTGTATCTGGGAAAAAGGATGCAGCTTCTGAGAAGAAG GGTACCCTGGAAGATCAAATCATCCAAGCTAACCCTGCCTTGGAGGCCTTTGGCAATGCCAAGACCATCAGAAATGACAACTCCTCCCGTTTT GGTAAATTCATCCGAATTCACTTTGGTGTGAGTGGAAAATTGGCTTCCGCAGATATTGAGACTT ATCTCCTGGAGAAGTCTCGTGTCACTTATCAGCTCAAGGCTGAGAGAGACTACCACATCTTCTACCAGATTCTGTCTCAGAAGAAACCAGAACTATTAG AGATGCTGCTCATCACAGCAAACCCTTATGACTATGCCTACATCTCCCAAGGAGAGACACAAGTGGCATCTATTGATGATGCTGAAGAGCTGATGGCCACTGATGTTAGTGACTTATACCtatataacaaacaaaatatacataaattaCAACCACTGAGAAGTACTACAAAATGTGTAAGAAAAAGTAGACTAATCTTATTGCTTTGTCATGCTATTTTCAAACTACAGGAGGCCTTCGATGTGCTGGGCTTCACTACAGATGAAAAGGTTGGCATCTACAAGCTGACTGGTGCCATCATGCACTTTGGTAACATGAAGTTCAAGCAAAAGCAAAGAGAGGAACAGGCTGAGTCTGATGGGACTGAAG ATGCTGACAAAGTCGCATACCTGATGGGCCTGAACTCTGCTGATCTCCTCAAGGGTTTGTGCCACCCAAGAGTCAAAGTAGGAAATGAGTGGGTCACCAAGGGACAGAATGTCCAGCAG GTGTACTACTCTATTGGTGCTCTGGCAAAGTCAGTGTACGAGAAGATGTTCCTCTGGATGGTTGTGAGAATCAACCAATCCCTGGACACCAAACAGCCTCGCCAGTACTTCATTGGTGTGCTGGACATTGCTGGATTTGAGATCTTTGAT TTCAACACCTTTGAGCAGCTGTGCATCAACTTCACTAATGAGAAGTTGCAGCAGTTCTTCAACCACCACATGTTTGTGCTGGAGCAAGAGGAATACAAGAAGGAAGGCATTGAGTGGGAGTTTATTGACTTTGGCATGGACTTGGCGGCTTGCATTGAGCTTATTGAGAAG CCCATGGGTATCATGTCCATCCTTGAAGAGGAGTGCATGTTCCCCAAAGCCAGTGATGCAACATTTAAAGCTAAGCTTTATGACAACCATTTGGGGAAAAATCCTACTTTCCAGAAGCCCAGGATTATCAAGGGTAGACCAGAGGCCCATTTTGCTCTGGTTCACTATGCTGGCACTGTTGACTACAATATTTCCAACTGGCTGGTGAAGAACAAGGACCCTCTCAATGAGACTGTGGTCGGACTTTTCCAAAAGTCTACCGTGAAGATGTTGTCTATTCTATTTGCTGGATATGCTGGGGCTGACTCAG CCCAAGACTCCAAGGGAGGTAAAGGTGGTAAAAAGAAGGGTTCTTCTTTCCAAACTGTGTCAGCCCTCCATAGG GAGAACTTGAACAAGCTGATGACCAACTTGAGGTCAACTCACCCTCACTTTGTGCGCTGCCTCATCCCCAATGAGACTAAGACTCCTGGGGCGATGGAGAATCCTCTGGTCATGCACCAGCTGCGCTGTAACGGTGTGCTGGAGGGCATCAGGATCTGCAGAAAGGGATTCCCCAACAGGATCCTGTATGGAGATTTCAAACAACG atACCGCATCCTAAATCCTGCTGCTATCCCTGAGGGGCAGTTCATTGATAACAAGAAGGGTGCAGAAAAACTTCTGGGCTCTCTGGACATCGATCACAACCAGTACAAGTTAGGACATACTAag GTCTTTTTCAAGGCTGGTCTTCTGGGTACTCTTGAGGAGATGCGAGATGACCGTCTTGCACTTATTATAACTGGAATTCAGTCCAGGGCTCGTGGTTTTCTATCAAGAATTGAGTTCCAGAAAATTGTGGAAAGAAG AGATTCTTTGTTGGTGATCCAGTGGAATGTACGTGCTTTCATGGGTGTCAAGAATTGGCCCTGGATGAAGCTCTACTTCAAGATCAAGCCTCTGCTGAAAACTGCAGAGACTGAGAAAGAAATGGCCAACATGAAGGAGGAATTCACCAAGTTGAAGGAGGCTTATGCCAAATCTGAAGCCCGCAAAAAGGAGCTTGAGGAAAAGATGGTTTCTCTTCTCCAAGAGAAGAACGACCTGCAGCTTTCAGTGCAGTCT GAACAAGATAATCTTGCAGATGCTGAGGAGAGATGTGAGGGTCTGATAAAGAGTAAAATCCAGCTTGAGGCCAAAGTCAAAGAGCTGACTGAGAGACTGGAGGATGAAGAAGAAATGAATGCAGAATTGGTTGCAAAGAAACGAAAGCTGGAGGATGAATGTTCTGAGCTCAAGAAGGACATTGATGATCTTGAGCTCACTCTGGCCAAAGTAGAGAAAGAGAAACATGCCACTGAGAACAAG GTTAAAAACCTGACAGAAGAGATGGCAGCTTTGGATGAGATCATCGCTAAGCTGACCAAGGAGAAGAAAGCTCTTCAGGAGGCCCATCAGCAAACGCTGGATGACCTCCAGAGTGAGGAAGACAAAGTCAACACGCTTACCAAAGCCAAAGCCAAGCTGGAGCAACAAGTCGATGAT cTTGAGGGATCCTTGGAGCAAGAAAAGAAGCTACGCATGGACCTTGAGAGGGCAAAGAGAAAGCTGGAGGGTGATTTAAAATTGACCCAGGAGAGCATTATGGACTTGGAAAATGATAAACAACAAATGGAGGAGAAGCTGAAGAA GAAGGACTTTGAAATTGGCCAGCTCAACAGCAAAATTGAGGATGAACAAGCCCTTGGTGCCCAGCTCCAGAAGAAACTGAAGGAGCTGCAG GCTCGTATTGAAGAGCTTGAGGAAGAGCTGGAGGCTGAGAGAGCTGCTCGTGCTAAAGTTGAGAAACAGAGAGCCGATCTGTCTAGAGAACTGGAGGAGATCAGTGAGAGGCTGGAGGAGGCTGGTGGAGCCACCGCTGCCCAGATTGAGATGAACAAGAAACGTGAAGCTGAGTTCCAGAAACTGCGCAGAGACCTTGAAGAGGCCACTCTGCAACATGAGGCCACTGCAGCTACACTGAGGAAGAAACATGCAGACAGTGTGGCTGATCTGGGAGAGCAGATTGACAACCTCCAGAGAGTGAAGCAGAAGCTGGAGAAAGAGAAGAGTGAACTGAAGTTAGAGCTTGATGATGTGGTCTCCAACATGGAACATATCGTCAAAGCAAAG agCAACCTGGAGAAAATGTGCAGAACTCTGGAAGACCAGATGAGTGAGTACAGAGCCAAGGCTGAGGAAGGTCAGCGCACAATCAATGATTTCACCATGCAAAAAGCCAAGCTGCAAACTGAAAATG GTGAACTCTCCAGACAGCTTGAGGAGAAAGACTCCCTGGTGTCTCAGTTAACCAGAGGCAAGCAGTCCTACACTCAGCAAATTGAAGACCTCAAGAGACAGCTAGAAGAAGAAATCAAG GCTAAGAATGCCCTGGCCCATGCAGTTCAGTCTGCTCGTCACGATTCTGATCTGCTGAGGGAGCAGTTTGAGGAAGAGCAAGAAGCCAAGGCTGAGCTGCAGCGTAGTCTGTCCAAGGCAAACTCTGAAGTGGCTCAGTGGAGAACCAAGTATGAAACTGATGCCATCCAGAGGACTGAGGAGCTGGAGGATGCTAA aaaaaaattggCTCAGCGTCTCCAAGAAGCAGAAGAAGCTGTGGAAGCGGTCAATGCTAAATGCTCCTCTCTTGAGAAGACCAAGCACAGGCTGCAGAATGAGATTGAAGATCTCATGGTGGATGTGGAGAGATctaatgctgctgctgctgctctggACAAAAAGCAAAGAAACTTTGACAAG GTTTTGGCTGAGTGGAAGCAGAAGTATGAGGAGTCTCAGACTGAACTAGAAAGTGCCCAGAAAGAGTCTAGATCTCTCAGCACTGAACTCTTCAAACTGAAGAACTCCTATGAAGAAGTTCTGGATCAACTTGAGACCATGAAGAGAGAGAACAAGAACCTTCAAG AGGAAATTTCTGACCTCACTGAGCAACTTGGAGAGTCAGGAAAAAGCATCCATGAGCTGGAGAAAATTAGAAAGCAGCTGGAGCAGGAAAAAGCAGAAATCCAGACAGCCTTGGAGGAAGCTGAG GGCTCACTTGAACATGAGGAAGGAAAGATTTTGAGAGCTCAACTGGAGTTCAATCAAGTAAAGGCTGATATTGAACGTAAGCTGACAGAGAAAGATGAAGAGATGGAGCAGGGCAAGAGGAACCAGCAGAGAGTGGTGGATACCTTGCAGAGCTCACTGGAATCAGAGACTCGCAGCAGGAATGAAGCTCTCAGACTGAAGAAGAAGATGGAGGGAGACCTCAATGAGATGGAGATTCAGCTCAGCCAGGctaacagacaggcagcagaAGCCCAGAAGCAACTTAAGGGTCTTCATGGACATCTCAAA GATGCCCAACTGCAACTAGATGATGCTCTTCGTGGTAATGATGATCTCAAAGAGAACATCGCCATCGTGGAGAGACGCAACAATCTGCTGCAGGCTGAACTGGATGAGCTGAGATCCATGGTGGAACAGACTGAGAGAGGAAGGAAACTGGCTGAGCAGGAACTGCTGGATGTCAGTGAGAGAGTTCAGCTCCTGCATGCCCAG AACACCAGCTTGCTGAATCAAAAGAAGAAGCTGGAGGGAGATAATACTCAGCTTCAGACTGAGGTTGAGGAGGCAGTGCAGGAGTGCAGGAATGCTGAGGAAAAAGCCAAGAAGGCCATCACTGATGCTGCCATGATGGCTGAGGAGCTGAAGAAGGAGCAGGACACCAGTGCTCATCTGGAGCGCATGAAGAAGAACATGGAGCAGACCATCAAGGACCTGCAGCACCGTCTGGATGAAGCTGAGCAGATCGCCATGAAGGGTGGCAAGAAGCAGGTCCAGAAACTGGAGGCCAGG GTGAGAGAGCTGGAAAATGAGGTGGAGCTTGAACAAAGAAAGGCTAGCGAGTCTGTGAAAGGAGTCCGTAAATATGAGCGACGCATCAAGGAGCTCACCTACCAG ACTGAAGAGGACCGTAAGAATCTGGCTCGCCTGCAGGATCTGGTGGACAAACTCCAGCTGAAGGTCAAAGCCTACAAGAGATCTGCTGAAGAGGCT gAGGAACAGGCCAATGTGAACCTGGGCAAGTTCCGTAAGCTGCAGCATGAGCTGGATGAGGCAGAGGAGAGGGCTGATATTGCTGAATCTCAGGTCAACAAACTTAGAGCCAAGAGTCGTGATTCAGGATCCAag AAAGGACATGATGAAGAGTAA